ATCAAGTTCCCCGACTTCATCCACACCCAGAAACGCGATCCGCGCACCAATTTGAAATCGGCGCAGATGATGTGGGACTTCTGGAGCCGTGCCCCGGAAAGCCTGCACCAGGTGACGATTTTATTTTCCGACCGCGGCACCCCGGACGGCTACCGCCACATGGACGGCTTCGGCAGCCACACCTACAGCCTGGTCAATGCCGACGGCCGGCGCGTCTGGGTGAAATGGCACTTCAAGACCCTGCAGGGCATCAGGAACCTGCCGGCCGCCGAAGCCGTGCGCCTGGCCGGCACCGATCCGGACTACGCCCAGCGCGATTTGTTCGGCGCCATCGCGGCCGGCGACTACCCGCGCTGGAGCGTCGAGATGCAGGTGATGGACGACGAACAGCGCGCCGCCTTCGAGGCGCGCACCGGCTGGGATGCGTTCGACCTGACCAAGGTGTGGCCGCAGGGCGAGTTCCCGCGCATCAAGGTCGGCATCCTGGAACTGGACCGCAACCCGGACAACTACCACGCCGACGTCGAGCAGGCCGCGCTGTCGCCGGCCAACATCGTGCCCGGCATGGGCTACAGCCCGGACAAGATGCTGCAGGCGCGCCTGTTCGCCTACCACGACGCCCAGCTGTACCGGGTCGGCACCAACCACCAGCACCTGCCGGTGAACCGCCCGCGCTGCCCGTTCCACAACCAGCAGCGCGACGGCGCGATGGCCATCTTCAACGGCGGCGCGGCCGGCAACTACGATCCCGTCAATGCGGGCGGGCCGGCCGCCGGCGGCTTCGGCCACGGCGACGCCGGCTGGCAGCTGGAAGGCACGGCCGGCCGCTACGACACCCGCGCCACTGACGACCATTTCACCCAGGCCGGCAACCTGTTCCGCCTGCTGGACGAGCAGGCCAGGCACAACCTGATCGAGAACATCGCCTGCGCGCTGGGCCAGGCCGACGCGGCGATCCAGGACCGCCAGATCGGGCATTTCCTGAAAGCCGATCCGGCCTATGGTCAGGGAGTGGCGGCGGCGATCGAGCGCTTGCGCAAGCAGGGCTGACGCCCGCGGCAGCGCCGCCTGGACCGGCAAGGGCCGCACAGTCCGACTGTGCGGCCCTTTTCACATCCACTCATCGGAAATTCTCACGAAAATCACATAAGTCATTATTTTCATTGCGGTTTCTGGGCTACACGGCTGAGTTGGCTGGTAGTACTGTCTATACAAAAATAACAATTTTCATCATGACCACGACCAGCACGCGGCGAGAGACCGCACTTCTCATCCAGGCCGGCAGCATGTCCGGCGGCGGCGCCGACACGGCGGCCGATACCACCGCGCCATCGATCGTTGCCACACCCAGGGATGGCCAGGCTGCCGCTGGCATCACGGCGCAAGCGGCAACCCGGGCTGCGCATCCGGCGCCCGGGAATGCCGCTCGCCGCCAAGGCCGGCCGCATGCCGCTCCAGCCACGGCACCACCAGATCGGCCAGGCGCTGCGGCGCCTCGATCGGGATCATGTGGCCGCTGTCCTCGATCACGGCCAGTTCGGCGCCCGCGATGTGTTCCTGCATCTCGCGCGACTCTTCCAGGCTGCGCAGGCCGTCCTGGGCGGCCGCCACCACCAGGGTCGGGCAGCGGATGCCGCCCAGGCAGTCGATGTCGCCCGGCCGTTCCAGCACCGACTGGCGCCGGAACACCTCGCCGCCCAGGCGCATCCCCATCGCCCGCACGCGCTCGATCATGGTCTCGTCGTCGCGCCGTTGCGGATGCAGCGAAGATGCCACCGCGGTGCGGCTCAGGCCGCTGAACGCGATCGACGGCGCGGCGTGGCCGATCGCGCCTTTGCGGCGCTGCAGCGCCGCGCTGTCGGGCCGGGTCGAGGTGGCGATCAGCACCATTGCCTCGACCCGCTTGCCGTGCTGCGGCGCCTGGCGCGCGATCTCGCGCGCGACGTAGCCGCCCATCGAAAAACCGACCAGGACGAAGGATGGCGGCGCAGCGGCCAGCGCGCGCCGCGCCATGGCCGCGACCGAGGTGTCGTGGCGCAAGTCGGCGTGCAGCACCGGGCCGAAGCGTTCGAGGCGCGGCAGCACCTCGTCCCACAGGGTTTCATCGGCCATGAAGCCGGGTACGAGCAGAATCGACATCCGGCCATCCTAGCAGAAGCACGGCCGCATCGCCGCGCCGCCCCATGCGCCATGGCGCATGCCGGCGGCATGGCGATTGTCGTAATTCGTCCTTTCTCCCGCGGCGTCTGCGTTTCCTCAGACCTTGTGCGACTTGGAACATTTTTAATGGAGGCTTGTTTACAGGAAACGAATCCCTTCATCGCACAGGAGCCGAAGTGAGCCAACAACACCCCTCCAGCGTCCGCCGCCAGCTATGGTGGGCCTTTGCCGTCGTGATCGTGCTCTCCTTTTTGTCCACCACCATCGCCGTCTGGCGCCTGCAGGCGCTGGCCGACGACATGCAGGCGCTTACCCAGCGCCCGCTGGTCAAGGAAAGGCTGATCTCCGGCTGGATGCTGAACATCTCGGTCGCCGCCAAGCGCACCGCGCTGGTCGCGCGCAGCGCCGACGGCGAACTGGCCAGGCTGTATGCCGACGAGGCGCGCGAGTCGAGCGCACGCACCAACGGCGTCCAGAAGCAGGTGGGCGACCTGCTCGACAGCGACGAGGAAAAGGCCGTGTTCCAGGAAATCGCGACCTTGCGCCAGCACTATACGGAAGCGCGCGACCGGGTGATGGCGCTCAAAACGGATGGCAAAAGCGATGAAGCCAAGAGCGTATTCGAGAATACGTTCGTCGCTGCAATGAATGCCTATGTCGCCAAGGTCAAAGAATTGCTGACGATCCAGCAAAAGGCCATCGATGCCCGCAGCGTGGCCGTCCTCGACAGTGCCGCGCGCAGCACGGCGGCGCTGGTGGCGCTGTGCCTGGCAACGCTGGTGTTCAGCATGGCGGCCGGGGCCCTGTTCGGGCGCAGCCTGTTCCGGCGCCTGGGCGGCGAGCCGGCGGCGGCGGCGGCGGTCGCGGCCGAGATCGCGCGCGGCAACCTGCGGGTCGAGGTGCCGCTCGGCGCCGGCACGCGCGCGCACGGCAGCTACGCAGACGGCGCCAGCCTGATGGCCGCGCTGGAACACATGCGCGCCAGCCTGGCGGACATCGTCGGCCAGGTGCGCCACGGCGCCACCGCCATCGGCACCGGCATCGGCGCCATGGCCGGCGAAGCGCAAGACCTGTCGCGCCGTACCGAGAGCCAGGCCGCTGCGCTGGAAGAAACCGCCTCCTCGATGGAGCAGCTGACCCAGGCCATCAACAACAGCGCGTCCAGCGCCGAGCAGGCCAACCGGCTGGCCGCCGCGGCCTCGCTGGTGGCGCAGCAGGGCGGCGCCATGGTCGGCCAGCTGGTCGACACCATGGGCGCGATCAACGAATCGTCCACGCGCATCGTCGACATCATCGCCGTGATCGACGGCATCGCCTTCCAGACCAACATCCTGGCGCTGAACGCGGCGGTGGAAGCGGCGCGCGCCGGCGAACAGGGGCGCGGCTTCGCGGTGGTGGCGTCGGAGGTGCGCGCGCTGGCGCAGCGCTCGGCCTCGGCGGCGCGCGAAATCAAGGGCCTGATCGATGCTTCCACCCAGCGCATCGCCGGCGGTTCGGCACTGGCCGGCCAGGCCGGCGAAACCATGCACGGCATCGTCGAGAGCATCGACCGGGTCAGCGGCATCATGAGCGAGATCCTGGCATCCAGCCG
The genomic region above belongs to Massilia forsythiae and contains:
- a CDS encoding catalase: MTKLTTASGIPVADNQNSITAGPRGPVLLQDFHLIEKLQHFNRERIPERVVHAKGSGAYGTFTVTHDMSRYTSAKLFDAIGKTTDTFLRFSTVGGEKGSADTERDPRGFALRFYTEEGNWDLVGNNTPTFFLKDGIKFPDFIHTQKRDPRTNLKSAQMMWDFWSRAPESLHQVTILFSDRGTPDGYRHMDGFGSHTYSLVNADGRRVWVKWHFKTLQGIRNLPAAEAVRLAGTDPDYAQRDLFGAIAAGDYPRWSVEMQVMDDEQRAAFEARTGWDAFDLTKVWPQGEFPRIKVGILELDRNPDNYHADVEQAALSPANIVPGMGYSPDKMLQARLFAYHDAQLYRVGTNHQHLPVNRPRCPFHNQQRDGAMAIFNGGAAGNYDPVNAGGPAAGGFGHGDAGWQLEGTAGRYDTRATDDHFTQAGNLFRLLDEQARHNLIENIACALGQADAAIQDRQIGHFLKADPAYGQGVAAAIERLRKQG
- a CDS encoding alpha/beta fold hydrolase, translated to MSILLVPGFMADETLWDEVLPRLERFGPVLHADLRHDTSVAAMARRALAAAPPSFVLVGFSMGGYVAREIARQAPQHGKRVEAMVLIATSTRPDSAALQRRKGAIGHAAPSIAFSGLSRTAVASSLHPQRRDDETMIERVRAMGMRLGGEVFRRQSVLERPGDIDCLGGIRCPTLVVAAAQDGLRSLEESREMQEHIAGAELAVIEDSGHMIPIEAPQRLADLVVPWLERHAAGLGGERHSRAPDAQPGLPLAP
- a CDS encoding methyl-accepting chemotaxis protein gives rise to the protein MSQQHPSSVRRQLWWAFAVVIVLSFLSTTIAVWRLQALADDMQALTQRPLVKERLISGWMLNISVAAKRTALVARSADGELARLYADEARESSARTNGVQKQVGDLLDSDEEKAVFQEIATLRQHYTEARDRVMALKTDGKSDEAKSVFENTFVAAMNAYVAKVKELLTIQQKAIDARSVAVLDSAARSTAALVALCLATLVFSMAAGALFGRSLFRRLGGEPAAAAAVAAEIARGNLRVEVPLGAGTRAHGSYADGASLMAALEHMRASLADIVGQVRHGATAIGTGIGAMAGEAQDLSRRTESQAAALEETASSMEQLTQAINNSASSAEQANRLAAAASLVAQQGGAMVGQLVDTMGAINESSTRIVDIIAVIDGIAFQTNILALNAAVEAARAGEQGRGFAVVASEVRALAQRSASAAREIKGLIDASTQRIAGGSALAGQAGETMHGIVESIDRVSGIMSEILASSREQASGIGQINQAIGQMDGMTQQNAALVEASAGATRSMQQQAAQLSQLVALFQVDGATRPAARAASRPAPARAAASASSTPDAPAAAPRALPSARPTARDGAKAGAAAAVDAAAAKPAAKSASRPASRSGTASGTASGTPSGTASVRAPAGARAAAPSSSRGGAAARQAGAAAASPRPAAAGAADDWEEF